The nucleotide window GAGAGAACAGCATgaacaaaatcaataaatcCAACTCTATACCTGTTCAATTCACCAGGCACACCAGAAATTGAAGCTGCCTGGTAATCGAAAATCCACAAACCTTTGAACGTAGCTAATCCATAGTAAATTTGCCCGTCTGGTGCCTTGTAACTATCAGTgaaacaagcaataaagcacGAAAATGCGAGTAGTGCAAGGAGGATTAATGTCATTGGACGCGATGCAGTGTCACACGTTCCGTTGTTGGTGAAAATTGGGATTAGTAGTTGGAATGCTAAGAGTGTTCCTGTTGGGAGAAGGTTGGCCAAATGTGCTGTGCTTTCTAAGGCACGTTGAGAAATGGACGGTCGCGGTGTAGGCGGCCGTTCTGGTAtatgattgttgttgttgttattgtcgTTGTTGTTAGTGGGAAGTAATGGGATTTCGGATGCATCGGTTGATGTGGATGTTTGCTTAGAGGAGGTTGATCTGGCTCGTAGAGACATGTCCATCAATACTAGAACAATCAAATATAAAGACAATACTTCAGGAATTCGAATGCTAGAAAATTACAATGAAATTGAAGGAGGAGAGGAGAGGAGCTTGGAAATGAGCATGAGCTAGCTAGGTATGATGATAATATAAATGAAATTGATCACAATGGGAGTTTTATGCGTGTAAGGGAAAGAGGAATATACGTTTAATTTGGTATTATATTGACCTAACAAAGAGtagttattatttatattatattatactatgAGGAAACTTCTTGCTTGTCCAAAATGACTCTATGTCTTCCTTATTGCGCTGGCAATACACGTTAATATTAGCTTTCAATATATGTTTGCTTCTAAGAATTGAATGAttcatttttcacatttaaaaaaatatatataattgaatgtTTTAGACTAAAGTCAAAACAAACTAATGGAAGGGAAGTTGGTGAGGTGTGACTTGGcacaacttttttttgttaatttgctTCCTTCTTATGTGGTAGAAAATTGAAGATTAGTTAttggtttttttaaaacaaattgaagAACACTATTATTGAatctttgttgagcttgattATTGAAAGAAGATAAAGTGGTCTATTAGTACATTTTAAAGTATGGATTGAATTTACTGACAATAAAGAATTGTTGAGATTGACATTAGAATGTGGGATATCAATTTTGGAGTTAATTGAACTTGTTCTACACCAAATTTGAAGCAAAAAATGTATTGGTAATTTTTTTACACAATAAGTTATGGATCTATCAATTGGTACAAATTCTGGCAATCCTTTTAAGATTTTGGCCGTGTAATCTTGTCAATTCATAGAAACAACTGTGATGTGATGATCCATGACAAGATTAGTGTTTAAAATTCTAACGACTCGTTCTTTTTCTACCTAATTATGCGGATTTTAATTTTGCAGAACTTTTTAAAACAGTGTCAAATCTTTGAACAGTGACACGTAAAATGTAAATATGGCGTGTACAACtagtttgaattcaaaattaagCTACTTGTCTAGGGGTCGTAGACTCAAAACCTTGTAACCTCTACGGAATTAAGGGATTCTCCATAAAACTGGCGTAGAACTCAAATTTCTCTGGAGCTAAGAAACCACATGTTACCTTAATAATGTTCCAAGTGCAAAATTTCCCTATATAGCCACGCGAAGAGCATACATGCATTAGGAGGAGAATTTACCTTCATAATTCTACCGTTTGCTGCATTTTTCGGAGTATACATTAATCtgtacaacaacaatataccaaGTAGTGATGCTACAAAAGTGGTTCTGCAGAAGATGAAGACCAAAAAAGAAACCAATAAGCAAAGTAGCAAAAAACTGCAAATGATTACCCATTTATAAATGCTACATTTAGACACTCAACTTACATTACAAGAATTTATGTACATAAATATTCTTAGAAGTGCCTTCTGAAAAGAGACATATAAGTTTCAAAGCACAAGATATATACCCATCATCTAGATTCTAGATCTTCATTCAGTGTCTGTTCTTCCTTTTATTGCAAGCACAGTCAGGTTTTGCTTTCATTCCCCAAGAACCAATTTTTGCGCTTCACGTCCATGCCTAATAGTGATTTCTGCAAGAGCAAAAGAAGCTTATAAAACGTGCTCTATGCGTGGACTAAAGACCTATTTTAGCACTAGGTATATATACAAGGATTGGTTGATTCAAATTGGAATTGTCAAGTCATCCATAATGATCTAgtcaaaacaaaaattcattttgattGAACAGACAGTCTAGTTTGCTTTGTTTATTGTAAGGCATATCTCATTACTGTATTTGGGTAGTAGAACCTTCCTCTCCCGAGAACTGACAGGAAAATGCACAAAAATAAGAGCTAGCACACAACGGTTAAGAACTTCCTAAATTGTATCAAATCAGCTACGTTTTGATTCCTTCTGGAACATAAGCCAGTTAGACTCCGTTGCATTGCATCTTCAACCAATTTTTGCTGGACTCCACTTATAAATATTCAACACTGAATTATGAGTTTAGCTCAAACTTAAACCACAGAAAAACCTTCTTGTTGGTTAACATATTTCAACTTTTTGGCAGAGAAATTTTTTCTCCCTTGCCCATTTGTACGAGGGATATGGGATAACTAATTGCGAGATTAGTTTTTGGATGAACTTATCTCATATTTGGTTAACATAAAATtgtgggataacttatcccggatTGTAGTGTTATTTATATGGGATAACAATCATGGGATGACTAATTCACATAATAAGTAATCcgggataacttgttcccaaacCAAAAGAGCCCTCAGAGACTACTAAGGATActttctttctttaatagtcTAATTAAACTTAAACTCCAATATAGCCACCACGAGTCCACCAGAAGAGATTAagatttaaccaaaaaaaaaacttcagaCAATCATTTCGGAATATAATTACACCATATAACAGAAATCTCCTTCGAGTACTTAATGccaaacaatataattaaaacATTCATTTAACCAATTTCAGAATGTAATAGACATGTAAATTGATACTAGATAATCTGAAAAGATATCATTTTGACCTAATCTTTCAAGTCCAGAATTGCAGAACAAAGAATAAGCTCAGCAACTAAAATTTCAGACTGATTACATACAGAGAGAGTAACCTCAGGTAGGCGACTTCaaaacccccaaaaaaattgaaaatggagCTAGGAAAAaatggcaaaaaaaaaatttggaccaTTTCTCGATTTGTGCGTGTCATCCTTGCGCAGGGGCCATGCTAATCTTCTCTGTATCGTTCCAATTTTATCGGATGTCCCCGAAGGGACAATCTAGACTGTTAGGTTTCGCCATATAAACAACACACAGCTTTTCTGTGCAAGCGATGAGGGAGAAATCGCTGCTTGAGTCTTCACGCTAACACGGGCCTGGACTCGTTTTTGCGCTTGTTTCAATGAAGCCCACTTGTATGATGACTTAATTGTAATGGGCCGGCCTTCTTATTTTACTTGGTTGGGCCCAAAAGGGTAGATTCCATACCGACAAGACCTCATATTTTAGAATTTATCCATTTCACACCAACTAAAGTAAAACTTAAGCATCGAGGTAGGGTTGTATAAAGACATAATGCAACTGAACTAAGTGAAAAAACTCGCAATACGAGAGGAAAAATCGTGTGGAGAAAATTTTATTCAAGTTAGGTAGGATGAAGATCGAGCGCAATATGTGTATGTCTGTATTTTAAAGCTTAAGTTAGTTGTAAGTGTACATATGTGAAGGGATCAGATGTATGTGTGACCAACTGAATTCAATGTGTGTGTTTTCAAGCCGTATGCGCATAACACTAGCCAAACTATGTGGGAGATCAATTGTATGTGAATGTACATGTTATGCATATGACAATATTCGATAAAGTAACATCATTTTCTAAGGGTCAACTGAAACACTGATTAATCGAGGCGGCAGTGAACGAATAAGGCTGGAGTGGACAATTCACTTTATTgaattatattgaatatgtttttgttgtttaattactttttaaatacaaaataaaataaaataaaataataataataataatatatgtacaCTAACAATATAAATACATTTATACAATCAAGTAACTAATTGAGTAACTATATAAATCGGTTGATATCAATTGTTGATTTAGTAAGAATTGTAATTGATATgttgaaatttataaatataatagatatttattACATTATACAATTTAAATTCGATTTAAAAAGATCACACCTCAAAacaatgacaattttttttttttaaaaaaaaacaagtacaaATAGTCACCAAGAAAGCAAAAAACATGTaagcttaaaaaaaaaaaaccgaaaaCCATATAACTGGCAAAAGGACCtctttaaaattaaatcaaatatcaATAGCGTAATTTGCTCATAACCAAATTTGAGGGGGGTTAAGTGACATCTTTATAAAAGCGGCGGGTTAatgttttaacaaaattaaaaatatatattataaatagtatTATCTCCAACGTGGAAGGGGAAGGCGAAAAgtgaaaacaaagaaaataagaaaaaaagggGTTTTATGGGTCTTGGCTTCTTGTAATTCCGACATAGTTTTTCCTTCCGAaccttaaaattttcaaatatttttggatatttGAATTCAACCGCCAACGTATATCAACgcaaaagaaaatagagagtAAGTTTTCCCCAACTGAAGGCTTAAATTGCAGAAGAAAAGGTGAGATTCTTGTCCCCAAGTACCTTAAAGTGTTTGGTTCTTCAAGTGattcatgttttcttttatttaatgggtgttttatctttgttttcttgttttggGTAAATGGGGTTTTGTTGGTTTATCCAAGATTGTGTCTTTCACTTCTTGAATCTTGATTCTTGATCCTTTGACAGATTTTGAGTtcgtttttccctttttcttttggtaATTGTCTTTTTGATTCTTGGGTTGTATGCTGGTTTATCAATGTAGTTATTCTTTTGATAATCTGTTCAGCGTTTGAATTAGATTggtttatttcttttattttctcatataaaTCTTGGTTGTGGGTGGATTCTAGGGTTTGGTTTTGTTTTCTCTCATTGTTGGGTTTTTGAGAAGAGATTTAACATTGGAGTGATGCATTATAGTTTTGTGTTTTTTGTAGATTACTTGTATCTTTAGTTAACTTCTCTTTATGGAAGGCTAGCACTGAAAGAATCTGGATAAATTTGGGAGTGTATtgcaatttctatttttttaaatcaacttTCTTGTTTTGAGGTGTTGTTGATCAATGCCAAGTATGACTATATGACACATTAAGACATTGGTGCTTTATGCCCAAGTCAGGGCTCTTGAATTTGTTTTGTGATGGATTTCATTGTGCAGTTTGCAGCTGAAGTGGATGATGTTCTTTAATCTTTTCTAACTGGGCCGTGCTTATTGCGATTTTTGTAGGCTGATCAGTTCCCTGCTTGCAGTAGCGTTGTGCCAAAATATACAACTTAGCCGATCCTTTTCTCATCGTTCTAAGAGTATCAAGTTTCAACTGACTAAAGGCTATTGCTCACCTGAATCAGTTTTTAAGGAAAGATGAAACGCCGTCGTGGAAGCAAAAAAGGTAAATCAAAGAAGCTTCGGACAACAGGTATGAGTGAAGGAGCATCTAATAATGGTAGCATGAATTCAGAAACTAGTTCTGGTACGGAAGACATTGACAATGATGGAGTTAACTCTGGGGTTGAGGCTGAGACACCATCCTCTACCGGAACTGCTCAACCGGAAAAACCTGTGATTGTTTATTCTGGTGTGCCAAGGGACAAACCTCCAGGTTTAGCAGTTTATGGACGTATGAAAGTAaaactcaaaacaaaaaaaacattagaCACTCAGCTCAATTCTTCAGAAGTAGCTACTCATAGTGATACTGATAAAAGTAGCCAGCAAGCTGGTCCAGAAAAACAGGTTGTCTCTAATGAGAAAATGGAAGACAGTGCAAACTCATTGCCTGAGGCTAATGTAACTACCCCAGGAAATGTGCTAAAAAAACCTGGCGGCATAAAGATCAAGTCTTCAAAGGGATTCTCTTCAAGCATGAGCCCTTGTAGTAATGTTGAAATGGTGAAGGACGAGAAGACAAAAAAACAAGAGCCTGAGTTACTTCACCATGATTTGAGATTAAACAAGCAAGAATTAGACACTGGTTTGGAGGTAAGCACGGCAAATAACCTATTTGTCCTGGCATGTTCACAAGATGTACATTTAAACATATTCCATATGCCATGTGTGGTTTGGTTATAGCTGTTGCCTGTTAGTTGGCAGGGAGGTTAAAGCTGAGCGGAAGTATAATAGGAAGTTACCTCTCCATACTAACTGTTTTAGCCCCTCCAAGATTGGGCGAATATGAGAATTTATGTACCTTTTACTTCCTTGCCTTCACTTAGTGAGAGTAAATACTGAATACATCAATGAACTTCTCTTTTTTCCCCCCTCCCCAACTCCCATCTCTTTCGTGGACCAAACACAGTTTAAACATAGGTTACCATGCTAAGGGGATTCATAATCTTAAAAGACATCTCAACATTATCGTTTtatactaatttattttaatttcttgttaattaggttataagaaaaattatgaaaatggaTGCTGCAGAGCCCTTCAATACTCCAGTCGATCCTATTGCTCTTGGAATTCCTgtaagtaaataattttttttcttatatttcttttattccaTAATATGTAATGTCATCTAGAGTTGGCTTTGGAGGttcaaattcaacaattaagAATCCCATGTCCATGTGGGAGGGTTTTGTTAAAGTAATAGAGaatctttgaaaatttatttgattgaataATACTATTGTAAATAGTTTTCATGTAGACTGAAAAAGTCCTCCGTATTTTTTGGGGTCAACGTCACTCCGACTTCCATTGAAACAAGTTGCTTGTGGCATTactaaagttcaaaatattacACCTCTAGTCCAATATCAGGAAACTGGTTTTACCTAGGAATACGAAGAAAACCCCTCTGAAGTGAATATTGATGCACAGAAGTATGTAGAGATTGTAGTCTTGGTCTTCCGAATATTGTCACAAGATCTATTGGATGCTTTACCTTGTCCCTTTTCTCCTTCATCTAGTACATTAATAAATTCTTATTCAACTGGTGTGGGGAGCAGGATTATTTTGATGTCATAAATACACCTATGGATTTCGGGACAATATGCAGTAATCTGGAAAGTGGCGTCAAATACATGAATTCCGAGGACGTTTATAAGGATGTGCAGTATATATGGGACAACTGCTACAAGTATAATAATAAAGGTGATTATGTTATGGAGCTCATGAAGCGGGTGAAAAAGAACTTCGCAAAGTACTGGACAGCAGCTGGCTTATACAGTGATCATCTGCAAAGTAAATCTCTCTTGTtccttaatatattttcatatcaGTATCACTCTGCTGAATTTGCTTATatgtttttcttccttttctgcAAGTCTAGCAAGTAGACTTTGTTCATCAATGTTGCATATTAACAGATGTACCTTGCTTCAGTCTTAAAACAGTTAATCAGCATTGAGTTCATGTCTTCTTACCTTATTAGGTGCCGAAAGCAGTCAAATTAAGGAAACTACACCTTCAAGTCATGGAAAGGAACCTACAAAAAGTGGTTCTTTAACTCACAAACACAACAAAAGGCTTCAAGGGTATGTTGATCTATGTTCTGTTTATGTACTTTCCTCATTGGCCATCACTTATTTGCGGGGTCTAGATATGTTTTTATGATATAAATGTGGAAAAATTGAACACTTATTATCagataagaaaaaatagttcACAATGTTTCTTTAACCAGAAAAAGAACAGGAGAGGGTTACCCTAGTGGTAAAGACACCTGCACCTCCACCTCGAACCATAAGGTTGGTGTTCTAGCCACCAACAGGGCTAAGTGGGAAGGACCACTGCCAGGCTCCTGGACAGGGAGCTTGAGAAGTGGAGTTTACCATATCAGCTAAGAAAGTTTCTTATACAaccagaatttttttttatagagatGAAAATCTTTATATGTTAATTATGCATTTTTATTGATAAGTGTTGGAGATGGAAGATGATAAATCACTGATTTATATCTTTCTTCTAAAACAGAAAATGGACATTAATACTTGTTAGAAAGGGTTATCGGGGAAGGGTGATGCTCCATTGGCAGGACAGGACTTGGTGAACTAGATGCAGAGCATGAGATATCTTGAAGGAGGTTCGCATAAGAAGGTCACTCTTCAGAGAGAAGCACTGAAGGGAGGTCACTGCTAGGGCGTATGGGATGGGAGAGAACCAGATAATGGAATGAAAAATAAGAGTGGACTTAGCTTAATATCTGTAGTTAGCCTAACTTCAATATCCCGATGGACTCTTTAACCAAGGTTGAGATTCTCTTTTACATAGCTTAGGAGAGTTTGGAGTATTTAATTTTAGAACTAAATAAAGGATCTGAAAATTCTAAAAGCAAACAAAGAAAGTGagttttatttcataaaagttGGAAAATGCTGATAATATATTTGCCCGATAATTTTTCAATGCCAAACAAAACTAATACTGGCAGAGTTGCCATTTTTTTTGTTGGCCTGGTAAAAATTAAGAGATATACATATTTGGTAATCTAAATGTTGTAGAATCTTATTTAGTGGTTTTTGACTCATAAGGTCACCAATTAGGAACTGTATCACACTTCTCTGTTTTAAGAAGTATTAAAACCTACTCACCCAGACTTTTCCATATGTTCCGGTATGTGCTATAACCTGGTGAAACTAGAAAAATATAAAGGGGGTACTCTGGTACCAATTTACTGTTAATACTCACTCGAAGTGTAAATTTTTTCCTTGATTTTATTGGACTTTGTTCAGGCTCAAGAA belongs to Solanum stenotomum isolate F172 chromosome 1, ASM1918654v1, whole genome shotgun sequence and includes:
- the LOC125878200 gene encoding protein DMP3; this encodes MDMSLRARSTSSKQTSTSTDASEIPLLPTNNNDNNNNNNHIPERPPTPRPSISQRALESTAHLANLLPTGTLLAFQLLIPIFTNNGTCDTASRPMTLILLALLAFSCFIACFTDSYKAPDGQIYYGLATFKGLWIFDYQAASISGVPGELNRYRVGFIDFVHAVLSVLVFIAVALRDKNVVNCFYPTPDHDTKQVLDVVPIGIGVICSLLFVVFPTRRHGIGFPVTPDKR
- the LOC125842381 gene encoding transcription factor GTE3, chloroplastic, which gives rise to MKRRRGSKKGKSKKLRTTGMSEGASNNGSMNSETSSGTEDIDNDGVNSGVEAETPSSTGTAQPEKPVIVYSGVPRDKPPGLAVYGRMKVKLKTKKTLDTQLNSSEVATHSDTDKSSQQAGPEKQVVSNEKMEDSANSLPEANVTTPGNVLKKPGGIKIKSSKGFSSSMSPCSNVEMVKDEKTKKQEPELLHHDLRLNKQELDTGLEVIRKIMKMDAAEPFNTPVDPIALGIPDYFDVINTPMDFGTICSNLESGVKYMNSEDVYKDVQYIWDNCYKYNNKGDYVMELMKRVKKNFAKYWTAAGLYSDHLQSAESSQIKETTPSSHGKEPTKSGSLTHKHNKRLQGLKKHKEGCLCAICVMIRRRQEREETTRSLDDQGEASDDYPDGMKPEETSPVESREYTSSNMENSPETDVDTIMQEKGAERKLTENQDALCEKLGEGMRSEMGIQSKRTGVTSEHLQSGYTSLDEHKAHDQKQNGEPGGDLLNDSRKENLQHGDENAATGLQRPKELQDKYKKAKMWENLRYLENTTVMDLSRVLFADNQRSVWNGPHSLVKRGGSTTRKSSIHAAISMLMQ